The Rhodospirillaceae bacterium genome has a window encoding:
- a CDS encoding DUF692 domain-containing protein, giving the protein MISPPPQQPKPSIRSARQSPISAQAGVGLRHLHMANFASGTADAAWVEIHSENFFADGGPRMAQLDQVRAHYPVSCHGVGLSLGTAEGIDNRHLESLSALVQRVDPILVSEHLSFSVVEGLYLNDLLPLPYTEEALAVVVNNVDKAQTALGRQVLVENPSSYLKFADSHLTEWDFLSELCRRAGCGLLLDVNNIYVSAHNNDFDTATYLEGIPGAAIGEIHLAGHLIDGDGDERLLIDTHGDIVADAVWSLYQQALEKFGPRATLIEWDTDIPSLEVLLNEAHTAQKHLDAALLNVDAARPPINASHVA; this is encoded by the coding sequence GTGATCTCCCCCCCTCCCCAACAACCCAAACCTTCGATACGCTCTGCACGGCAGAGTCCGATTTCCGCACAGGCGGGAGTCGGACTCCGTCATCTTCACATGGCTAACTTTGCCTCTGGCACCGCCGATGCCGCCTGGGTTGAAATTCACAGCGAGAACTTTTTTGCCGACGGCGGCCCTCGGATGGCGCAACTCGATCAAGTGCGGGCGCATTATCCCGTGAGCTGTCATGGGGTCGGACTATCTTTGGGAACAGCAGAGGGCATTGATAACAGGCACCTTGAGAGCTTGAGCGCGCTGGTCCAGCGCGTCGACCCTATCCTGGTCTCGGAGCACCTCTCTTTTAGCGTTGTTGAGGGTCTGTATCTTAATGACCTTCTGCCTTTACCTTACACCGAAGAAGCTCTGGCCGTCGTTGTAAACAACGTCGATAAAGCTCAGACCGCGCTGGGCCGGCAAGTTCTTGTTGAGAACCCATCATCTTACCTAAAGTTTGCAGACTCGCACCTTACGGAATGGGATTTTCTTTCTGAGTTGTGTCGGCGCGCGGGCTGCGGACTGCTGCTGGACGTCAACAACATCTATGTCAGTGCCCACAACAATGACTTCGATACTGCAACATATTTAGAGGGCATCCCTGGCGCAGCCATTGGAGAAATTCATCTTGCAGGGCACTTAATTGATGGCGATGGTGACGAGCGCCTCCTGATCGACACCCATGGAGATATCGTCGCTGATGCCGTGTGGAGTCTTTATCAGCAAGCCTTAGAGAAATTCGGTCCACGGGCAACGCTGATTGAATGGGATACAGACATCCCTAGCCTTGAGGTTTTGTTAAACGAAGCGCACACCGCGCAAAAGCATTTAGACGCGGCACTCCTGAACGTGGATGCCGCGCGCCCACCTATAAACGCTTCTCATGTTGCATAA
- a CDS encoding DUF2282 domain-containing protein: MSNKLTTFSLAAAVAGAVSMAAMTVPSTASAAGKEKCYGVAKAGENGCANAAGTHSCAGQSTVSFDGGEWKLVAEGSCMEMGGKLEPFEGTSEEAKMKAG, encoded by the coding sequence ATGTCTAACAAGCTCACCACGTTCTCTCTCGCAGCCGCTGTCGCCGGCGCCGTTTCAATGGCCGCCATGACCGTTCCGTCAACAGCGTCTGCTGCTGGCAAAGAAAAATGCTACGGCGTTGCCAAAGCCGGTGAAAACGGCTGCGCAAACGCAGCCGGCACGCACTCTTGCGCTGGTCAGTCCACTGTCAGCTTTGATGGTGGCGAATGGAAACTGGTTGCAGAAGGCAGCTGCATGGAAATGGGCGGCAAACTGGAGCCTTTTGAAGGAACGAGCGAAGAAGCAAAAATGAAGGCTGGCTAA
- a CDS encoding DUF427 domain-containing protein: MANNVSLEQRWQSNAAAQRARFAAYELNPEHTITLHPHDGVIRILWNGAVIAESDHAIALHERKHDPVYYIPKEDVRTNLLIRTDHATHCPYKGDACYWSLVSEDKVAENAVWAYESPIVAMNGIAGLMAFYLDGMGKDFGLTLDIT, encoded by the coding sequence ATGGCGAATAACGTCAGCTTGGAACAACGATGGCAGAGTAATGCTGCTGCGCAACGCGCGCGCTTCGCAGCCTATGAACTGAACCCAGAGCATACGATTACCCTGCACCCGCATGATGGGGTCATTCGCATTCTTTGGAACGGAGCGGTCATTGCAGAAAGCGATCATGCAATCGCATTGCACGAGCGCAAACATGACCCTGTGTATTACATTCCCAAAGAAGATGTTCGAACCAACCTGTTGATCCGCACAGATCATGCCACCCACTGCCCTTACAAAGGAGATGCCTGCTACTGGTCTTTAGTGTCCGAAGACAAAGTGGCAGAGAATGCTGTGTGGGCTTACGAGTCGCCGATTGTTGCGATGAACGGAATTGCGGGATTGATGGCCTTCTACTTAGACGGGATGGGCAAAGACTTTGGCCTGACCCTGGACATCACATAA
- a CDS encoding alpha/beta hydrolase, translating into MSVIVDRAFVRIAEGQVHYRTCGNDTAATAVPLYMIHASPASSMTLVPMMEVLGETRRVIAPDTLGFGDSPAPTQDIPNAEDYAENVVRIMDALHLETCDVYGSHTGAHIACELAIHYPDRVRKMVFDGIGMFSPADKEDFLAHYAPEMHPDEFGQHLIWAWNFVRDQVLHFPYFRRTPAFRRNEESMPSPEAIQRVVLEVLKGLTTYHKGYRAAFRHPDRERLPLIPHPTLCAASEDDPLKAGVEEAAALVPNSEQMILPAERSKDGVRTKAEHIITFLDKA; encoded by the coding sequence ATGTCTGTTATCGTTGATCGTGCCTTTGTCAGAATTGCAGAAGGTCAAGTGCATTACCGGACCTGCGGCAACGATACCGCGGCAACAGCCGTGCCGCTCTACATGATTCATGCCTCGCCCGCGTCTTCGATGACTTTGGTCCCGATGATGGAAGTCCTCGGTGAAACGCGGCGTGTGATTGCGCCCGACACGCTGGGCTTTGGCGATTCCCCTGCCCCCACACAAGACATTCCGAACGCCGAAGACTATGCTGAAAACGTGGTGCGTATTATGGACGCTTTGCACCTCGAAACCTGTGATGTGTATGGCAGCCACACTGGCGCGCATATTGCCTGTGAGTTGGCGATTCATTACCCGGACCGGGTGCGTAAAATGGTGTTCGACGGGATCGGGATGTTCTCGCCAGCTGATAAAGAAGATTTTCTGGCCCATTACGCCCCAGAAATGCATCCCGATGAATTTGGGCAACACCTGATTTGGGCGTGGAACTTCGTGCGCGATCAGGTTCTGCATTTTCCGTATTTCCGGCGGACGCCCGCGTTCCGTCGAAATGAAGAGTCCATGCCGTCCCCTGAGGCCATACAGCGCGTTGTTTTAGAAGTGCTCAAAGGACTGACCACCTATCACAAAGGCTATCGCGCTGCCTTTCGGCACCCTGACCGGGAACGTCTTCCGCTGATCCCTCACCCAACGTTATGTGCGGCGTCTGAAGACGACCCCTTGAAAGCCGGCGTGGAAGAGGCCGCAGCTTTAGTGCCTAACTCTGAACAAATGATTTTGCCCGCTGAGCGCAGTAAAGACGGTGTTCGTACCAAGGCCGAACATATTATTACGTTTTTGGATAAAGCCTAA
- a CDS encoding DUF1045 domain-containing protein: protein MPARYALSYVPENGSALADFGRTWLGRDIESSETFEQPEVPGITPERLKKLTHWRRSDGLHGTLKPPFQLNTVASFNGFMDTVHLFAKNLRPVDIPQLEINIIGKFVALGTTVPSRELVSLASECVRVFEGYRRPLPINMDNRYRNDKLTVYQRRMLKHWGYPYVMEEFQFFVPLTDRIEDDEEREKITATVAQLAKPAITQHCIIRELTVLAQESRQEPMNVVARVPFGLA from the coding sequence ATGCCCGCACGTTATGCTTTAAGCTATGTCCCAGAAAATGGCAGTGCCCTCGCAGATTTCGGCAGAACTTGGCTAGGGCGCGATATTGAGTCGTCCGAGACCTTTGAACAGCCTGAAGTGCCCGGCATTACGCCAGAGCGTTTAAAAAAGTTAACCCATTGGCGCCGCTCGGATGGCTTGCACGGCACGCTTAAACCGCCATTCCAGCTCAACACCGTGGCCTCTTTCAACGGGTTCATGGATACGGTACACCTGTTTGCCAAGAACCTTAGACCGGTCGACATCCCTCAGTTAGAAATCAATATCATTGGAAAGTTTGTCGCCCTCGGGACCACCGTCCCCTCGCGCGAGCTGGTCAGTTTAGCATCAGAATGTGTGCGGGTGTTCGAAGGTTATCGGCGTCCGTTGCCGATCAACATGGATAACCGCTACCGCAACGATAAGTTAACAGTCTACCAACGGCGCATGCTGAAGCACTGGGGCTATCCTTATGTGATGGAAGAGTTCCAGTTCTTTGTGCCACTGACAGATCGTATTGAAGACGATGAGGAACGGGAAAAAATCACAGCAACAGTTGCCCAATTGGCGAAACCAGCCATTACGCAGCATTGCATCATTCGTGAATTAACCGTCCTGGCGCAAGAAAGCCGCCAAGAGCCAATGAACGTTGTTGCACGCGTGCCTTTTGGTCTTGCTTAA
- a CDS encoding fatty acyl-AMP ligase, producing the protein MSSNTSPPIVTEVLSPTPTDNRDLQKRLADFPTLPDALDYAAQGETGFNFYSSKGVLTDVLTFAYLRARARVGANCLVGGGVKPGDRVALLAETAPGFLTAFFACQYAGAIPVPMPTPVAFGRRDAYVSQIANQITSSGAVMVIGPRDYLPLVTEATAGLDLLMAGTVDDLMALPQGQGAAPGGAQDLCYLQYSSGSTRFPKGVAVTHHNLMVNCAAMNVAVGNAPGERAVSWLPFYHDMGLVGFMLGCLTAQTTVDYLPTEDFARRPLTWLRIISENKGTMSYGPSFGYELCSRRFASASASAPDLDLSSWRVAGIGGEMIKPQVMRAFADVFRPCGFSDLSFNASYGLAECVLGVSFSTPQTGMRLDHISKQELGDNHRAVPVPDDGTGVGRTFVACGLVIQGHTVEIRDEADNALAEREVGRVFFSGESVMQGYYGDPEATAASIHEGWLDTGDLGYFIGNELVIVGRSKDMMIVNGRNYWPQDIEWTVERMEGMRSGDAAAFTLENDDGSETPTLLVQCRPSAEEVRIALAAEIKARVQDQVGLACDVILVPPRTLPKTSSGKLARGKAKANFLKGEIQPLADGA; encoded by the coding sequence ATGTCCTCAAACACGTCTCCCCCTATAGTGACAGAAGTTCTGTCGCCAACGCCAACTGATAATCGTGATCTCCAGAAGCGGTTAGCAGATTTTCCAACCTTACCCGACGCCCTCGACTACGCGGCTCAGGGTGAAACCGGTTTCAATTTCTATTCGTCTAAAGGCGTCTTAACTGATGTTCTGACGTTTGCATATCTCAGAGCGCGGGCGCGCGTCGGGGCAAACTGTCTTGTCGGCGGTGGTGTGAAACCCGGAGATCGTGTGGCACTGCTGGCTGAGACAGCCCCTGGGTTTCTCACTGCCTTTTTTGCTTGCCAGTACGCGGGCGCGATTCCCGTTCCCATGCCCACGCCGGTCGCGTTTGGACGGCGTGATGCTTACGTCAGCCAGATCGCCAATCAGATCACGTCCTCGGGCGCCGTCATGGTGATCGGCCCGAGAGATTATTTGCCCTTGGTGACGGAAGCGACAGCAGGGCTTGACCTCCTCATGGCTGGCACGGTCGATGACTTGATGGCTCTGCCACAGGGTCAAGGCGCTGCACCCGGCGGGGCGCAGGATCTGTGTTATCTTCAATACAGTTCTGGCAGTACACGTTTCCCCAAAGGGGTTGCGGTCACGCATCATAATTTGATGGTCAATTGCGCAGCGATGAATGTCGCGGTTGGCAATGCACCCGGTGAGCGCGCTGTGTCTTGGCTACCGTTCTATCATGACATGGGTCTTGTGGGGTTCATGCTTGGCTGTCTCACAGCGCAGACCACGGTTGACTATCTGCCCACTGAAGACTTTGCCCGTCGGCCTTTAACCTGGCTGCGCATTATCAGTGAGAATAAGGGCACCATGTCCTACGGTCCCAGTTTTGGGTACGAGCTATGCAGTCGTAGGTTTGCTTCTGCCAGCGCCAGCGCACCTGATCTTGATTTGTCCAGCTGGCGCGTTGCTGGCATCGGGGGCGAGATGATCAAGCCGCAGGTCATGCGGGCGTTCGCTGATGTGTTTCGCCCTTGCGGATTTTCTGATCTTTCGTTCAATGCCTCTTATGGGCTGGCGGAATGTGTGCTTGGCGTCAGTTTCAGCACGCCTCAGACGGGTATGCGGTTGGATCATATTTCCAAGCAGGAACTGGGTGATAACCATCGTGCTGTGCCGGTGCCCGATGATGGCACGGGGGTTGGCCGTACCTTTGTGGCTTGCGGTTTGGTGATCCAAGGCCACACCGTTGAAATTCGCGATGAGGCAGACAACGCCCTGGCAGAACGCGAGGTTGGCCGTGTGTTTTTCTCCGGCGAGAGCGTCATGCAGGGCTATTACGGTGACCCTGAAGCGACGGCGGCGAGTATTCACGAGGGGTGGCTCGATACCGGCGATCTTGGATACTTCATTGGCAACGAATTGGTCATCGTTGGGCGCTCCAAAGATATGATGATCGTCAATGGGCGTAACTATTGGCCGCAAGACATTGAATGGACGGTCGAACGCATGGAGGGCATGCGCTCCGGTGATGCAGCGGCGTTCACGCTTGAAAATGACGATGGCAGCGAGACGCCAACGCTGCTGGTACAGTGCCGACCATCTGCGGAAGAGGTTCGCATTGCTCTGGCGGCGGAGATTAAGGCGCGGGTGCAAGATCAAGTTGGCTTGGCTTGTGATGTGATTCTTGTGCCGCCACGGACTCTTCCCAAAACCTCTTCCGGTAAACTTGCACGTGGCAAGGCTAAAGCAAACTTTCTCAAGGGTGAAATTCAACCGCTTGCAGATGGCGCGTAG
- a CDS encoding SDR family NAD(P)-dependent oxidoreductase, whose protein sequence is MTTPLTIAVTGATGFLGQHLLRHLSATGHIVRALTRRAKPGDADANLTWIKGDLENAEALKNLLTDVDVVVHAAGAIKALNRETFFKINREGTRAVLAAAKAAGVPKCVLVSSLAARAPDLSSYAASKRGAERVAEDYANNLEVVILRPPAIYGPGDDETVRLFQMAVNGFVLAPASKASRASLIHVGDVATAILVCCEQTQSQLILEIDDGTPGGHTWHDLALAAGLATGRSVKIVHLPGIFVWIMGFLGTLKAAITRSPAMLTLSKAPELLHQDWVVTESGPHGWHPKWTLEAGFKDAIDWYHSQNVLKRYF, encoded by the coding sequence ATGACCACTCCTCTTACCATAGCCGTGACTGGTGCGACGGGGTTTCTAGGTCAGCATCTTCTCCGCCATCTCAGTGCAACAGGGCATATTGTCAGAGCTTTGACCCGGCGAGCCAAGCCGGGGGATGCTGATGCGAACCTGACTTGGATTAAGGGTGACCTTGAAAACGCTGAGGCGCTGAAAAACTTACTCACCGATGTTGATGTGGTTGTGCACGCTGCGGGTGCGATCAAAGCGCTGAACCGGGAAACGTTTTTCAAAATCAATCGCGAGGGCACCCGCGCGGTGTTGGCGGCGGCAAAAGCGGCAGGTGTACCAAAGTGCGTTCTGGTGTCGTCTCTCGCAGCCCGCGCGCCTGATCTGTCTTCTTATGCTGCCAGCAAGCGTGGTGCGGAACGCGTGGCTGAGGACTACGCGAATAACCTAGAGGTTGTGATCCTGCGGCCACCGGCCATTTATGGGCCGGGTGATGACGAGACCGTCAGGTTGTTTCAAATGGCGGTAAACGGGTTTGTTTTGGCACCGGCGTCCAAGGCGTCCCGGGCCTCGTTAATTCATGTGGGCGATGTAGCAACGGCCATTCTTGTCTGCTGCGAGCAGACGCAATCTCAGCTTATTTTGGAAATTGATGATGGCACGCCGGGCGGTCATACTTGGCATGATCTCGCTTTGGCTGCGGGTCTGGCGACCGGGCGCTCGGTCAAAATCGTTCATCTACCGGGTATTTTTGTGTGGATAATGGGTTTTTTGGGCACGCTTAAAGCTGCAATTACTAGGTCCCCCGCGATGTTAACCCTATCAAAAGCGCCCGAACTGCTCCATCAGGACTGGGTTGTGACCGAGTCAGGGCCTCACGGATGGCATCCCAAATGGACGCTGGAAGCTGGCTTTAAGGACGCAATCGATTGGTATCACTCACAAAATGTTTTGAAACGTTACTTTTAA
- a CDS encoding phosphopantetheine-binding protein: MSAEPSDGASQDVRASVLKVLQPFNKTGVTLKDGTRFTEDLNFDSLLVMEFIAALEDELDISVPLNVLPDIETVGQLVVATEQIVREEHG, translated from the coding sequence ATGTCGGCTGAACCTAGCGACGGCGCGTCGCAAGACGTGCGAGCTTCGGTTCTGAAGGTTTTACAACCTTTTAACAAAACCGGCGTAACGCTTAAGGATGGGACTCGATTTACGGAAGACCTGAATTTCGATTCCCTGTTGGTCATGGAGTTCATTGCAGCTCTTGAGGATGAACTTGATATATCGGTGCCATTGAACGTGCTTCCGGATATCGAGACGGTGGGGCAATTGGTCGTCGCGACCGAACAGATTGTTAGGGAAGAACATGGCTGA
- a CDS encoding aminotransferase class I/II-fold pyridoxal phosphate-dependent enzyme, whose amino-acid sequence MADLFDRFAPLLARREALVGDGGHDPFQVQMDEILSQTEAMIGGRHTILAGTNNYLGLTFAPEALQAAHDALDAAGTGTTGSRVANGTYSGHKELEQTLCSFLGKAHAIVFSTGYLANLSILSTLVGPEDYILMDADCHASIYDGVRMGQAQIIRFKHNDAADLDKRLARLSKKPGNKLIVVEGIYSMLGDKAPLKEIVDVKKKYEDTYVLSDEAHSLGVLGRYGRGLPEELGVEDDVDFIVGTFSKSVGTVGGFCVSNHPQFDLLRLACRPYIFTASLPPSVVASARVALGLVENGGALRKRLMRNAERLHTGLAALGFTLGGELSPVVAVVAPDVETGVAFWRGLIDGGVYVNLALPPATPHNYTLLRCSLSAVHTLEQVDRIIEVFAGVAAELGVLPPQAKQKAAIG is encoded by the coding sequence ATGGCTGATTTGTTTGATCGATTTGCGCCGCTTCTGGCGCGCCGCGAGGCGCTGGTGGGTGACGGCGGTCATGATCCGTTTCAGGTCCAGATGGACGAAATTCTGTCCCAGACCGAAGCCATGATTGGTGGCCGCCATACGATTTTAGCCGGCACCAACAATTACCTTGGTCTGACGTTTGCCCCTGAAGCGTTGCAAGCTGCGCATGATGCTTTGGATGCGGCAGGCACTGGCACCACCGGCAGTCGTGTCGCCAATGGCACCTACAGCGGTCATAAGGAACTTGAGCAAACCCTGTGCTCATTCCTGGGTAAAGCCCACGCCATCGTGTTCTCCACGGGGTATCTTGCCAACCTGAGCATCTTGTCCACCTTGGTCGGCCCGGAAGATTACATCCTCATGGATGCCGATTGCCACGCCAGCATTTACGATGGTGTGCGCATGGGGCAGGCTCAAATTATCCGCTTTAAGCACAATGATGCGGCTGATCTGGATAAGCGTTTGGCGCGCCTGTCCAAGAAACCGGGCAATAAACTCATCGTGGTTGAGGGCATTTATTCAATGCTCGGCGATAAAGCGCCTTTAAAAGAAATTGTCGACGTTAAAAAGAAATACGAAGACACCTACGTGTTGAGTGATGAAGCCCATTCTCTCGGTGTGCTCGGTCGGTATGGCCGTGGCTTGCCGGAAGAGTTAGGTGTTGAAGATGATGTCGATTTTATCGTCGGCACCTTCTCCAAGAGTGTTGGCACTGTTGGCGGCTTCTGTGTTTCCAATCATCCGCAGTTCGACCTTCTGCGTCTCGCCTGCCGCCCGTATATTTTCACTGCGTCTTTGCCGCCCTCCGTGGTGGCTTCGGCGCGCGTCGCTTTAGGCTTGGTCGAGAATGGTGGTGCCTTGCGCAAGCGCTTGATGCGCAATGCCGAGCGGTTGCACACCGGTCTTGCAGCCCTTGGCTTTACACTTGGCGGTGAACTCAGCCCCGTGGTTGCCGTGGTCGCCCCTGATGTTGAAACCGGTGTTGCCTTCTGGCGCGGCCTGATCGATGGTGGCGTCTACGTGAACCTCGCATTGCCACCGGCCACGCCGCACAATTACACGCTGTTGCGCTGCAGTCTGAGTGCAGTGCATACGCTTGAGCAGGTTGATCGCATCATCGAAGTGTTTGCCGGTGTGGCGGCTGAGCTCGGTGTCTTGCCTCCTCAGGCCAAACAGAAGGCTGCGATCGGTTAA